The Bacteriovorax sp. BAL6_X genome window below encodes:
- a CDS encoding phosphotransferase, translating to MNKELIIHKLKEAGFYNNESLLEKLSGDASSREYYRLTNTSQSFVICIESPNGQQSCDFNTVTNNILDNIKTPEIFFYDPEFSILVLEDIGSVSLKDFYQDSGLSKHIQAVEDIKKYQQMPLGFCMNRIFDREKIGFEFDLACNFFLNQYMGVTLDFKEKDIVKDVREFIIDYYEAHRDVVCHRDYHSNNLYVKDNVLFHIDYQDMRVGPKMYDLVSLVDDCYINFSEEEKKKLLLTYDEGFHEKYGHDYHIVQVQRTFKALGSFSYLKIDKNKDGYLQFIPTNLNKLISICEKSSIEVFRSFSDILKRGLND from the coding sequence ATGAATAAAGAACTAATTATACATAAGCTGAAAGAAGCTGGTTTTTATAATAATGAGAGTTTGTTAGAGAAACTTTCTGGTGATGCTTCAAGTAGAGAGTACTATCGATTAACAAATACGTCGCAGTCTTTTGTAATATGTATTGAGTCACCTAATGGTCAACAAAGTTGTGATTTTAATACGGTCACAAATAATATTTTAGATAATATCAAAACACCTGAAATATTTTTCTACGATCCAGAGTTCTCAATTCTTGTTTTAGAAGATATTGGCAGTGTCTCACTTAAGGACTTTTATCAAGATTCAGGTTTAAGTAAACATATTCAAGCAGTAGAAGATATTAAAAAGTATCAACAAATGCCTTTAGGCTTTTGTATGAATCGAATCTTTGATAGAGAAAAAATTGGATTTGAGTTTGATCTCGCTTGTAACTTTTTCTTGAATCAATACATGGGTGTTACTTTAGATTTTAAAGAGAAAGACATAGTTAAAGATGTTCGAGAGTTCATTATTGATTATTATGAAGCTCATAGAGATGTTGTCTGTCATCGCGATTATCATTCTAATAATCTATACGTAAAGGATAATGTTCTATTTCATATAGATTATCAGGATATGAGAGTTGGCCCAAAAATGTATGATTTAGTCTCATTAGTTGATGACTGTTATATAAATTTCTCTGAAGAAGAAAAAAAGAAATTACTTCTTACTTATGATGAGGGATTCCACGAAAAATATGGCCATGATTATCATATAGTACAAGTTCAACGTACATTTAAAGCTCTTGGAAGCTTTTCATACTTAAAGATTGATAAGAATAAAGATGGGTATCTTCAGTTCATTCCTACAAATTTAAATAAGCTAATTAGTATCTGTGAAAAAAGTTCAATAGAGGTGTTTAGATCTTTTTCTGATATTTTAAAAAGAGGTTTAAATGATTAA
- a CDS encoding sugar phosphate nucleotidyltransferase, with protein sequence MIKTCFIASAGFGTRMGNLGKIIPKPLWPFFNLRLLDLQVAYAKMLGCEKIYINSHHCHEEMQNWAQGKDVVLLHEPTILGSGGCIHNLKKYVDDEIIFIINSDQFYFFDFSQINEDIKRMLEDDAIAHLYAIKVDHDATYNETKVIDGKLSSIAPHEGTSSYLTYSGVGILDLSKVPQLEGESSFFKTVADFKNKNVHMSLPKEPIFLDLGTLDKYIDVISELEKLPTVIKKFVAAIEELDGVDFKSTSTMEWAGVTFNFDTNTISYEGKDYSF encoded by the coding sequence ATGATTAAGACTTGTTTCATCGCGAGTGCTGGCTTTGGTACTAGAATGGGGAATTTAGGCAAGATTATTCCTAAGCCTTTATGGCCTTTCTTTAATCTCAGACTGCTAGATTTACAAGTTGCGTATGCTAAGATGTTAGGTTGTGAAAAAATTTATATTAACTCACATCACTGCCATGAAGAAATGCAGAACTGGGCACAAGGTAAAGATGTTGTCTTGCTTCATGAACCGACGATTCTTGGAAGCGGAGGATGCATCCATAATCTAAAAAAATATGTTGATGACGAGATTATTTTTATTATTAACTCTGATCAATTCTACTTTTTCGACTTTTCTCAAATTAATGAAGATATTAAAAGAATGCTTGAAGATGATGCTATTGCACACTTGTATGCAATTAAAGTTGATCACGATGCTACTTATAATGAGACAAAAGTTATTGATGGGAAGTTGTCTAGTATTGCTCCTCATGAAGGAACTAGTAGTTATTTAACTTATTCAGGGGTTGGAATACTAGACCTAAGTAAAGTTCCTCAATTAGAAGGTGAGTCTTCCTTTTTTAAAACAGTAGCCGATTTTAAGAATAAAAATGTTCACATGAGTTTACCAAAAGAACCTATTTTTTTAGATTTAGGAACGTTAGATAAGTATATTGATGTTATCTCCGAACTTGAGAAACTCCCTACAGTTATTAAGAAGTTTGTTGCGGCAATTGAAGAATTAGACGGTGTCGATTTCAAGTCAACTTCTACTATGGAATGGGCCGGTGTCACATTTAACTTTGACACTAATACAATATCTTACGAGGGAAAAGACTATTCTTTTTGA
- a CDS encoding DUF362 domain-containing protein yields MDYYLEISSRCIECDNCRLICPEKAIFMDKGKYTIEPWACTLCNACTLVCPVDCIKEVTQKE; encoded by the coding sequence ATGGATTATTATCTCGAAATTTCTTCACGTTGTATAGAGTGTGATAACTGCAGGCTCATTTGTCCAGAAAAGGCTATCTTTATGGACAAGGGTAAATATACAATTGAACCATGGGCGTGTACTTTATGTAATGCATGCACACTTGTCTGTCCTGTAGACTGTATTAAAGAAGTTACTCAAAAAGAATAG
- a CDS encoding TIM barrel protein — MHTKLLFGTAGVPNSTVKKNNPVEGVKRIHELGLDCMQLEFAHGVRMKEEVSSNLRKVSYELGVPLTSHGPYYINLNAREQDKIDSSVERIIQTAKISDLCGAESMTFHAAFYMKDSPYDVFDLVEKSMNVIEERLSRLDIEIELRPELTGKTSQFGSLEELISLTKNVDSCRPCMDFSHLYARTNQYNSEEEFDEVIAKLKEELGEDSVKNMHIHISGISTNSKGDLKHLNLEKSDFNWKDLLKSLKKNGCGGYMICNSPNLEDDALMLKNYYNTL, encoded by the coding sequence ATGCATACTAAGCTACTTTTTGGTACAGCAGGTGTTCCTAATTCTACAGTTAAAAAGAACAATCCAGTAGAAGGTGTTAAAAGAATTCACGAACTTGGACTTGATTGTATGCAACTTGAGTTTGCACACGGCGTAAGAATGAAGGAAGAAGTTTCTTCTAATCTAAGAAAAGTATCATATGAGCTAGGCGTTCCATTAACTTCACACGGCCCATACTATATCAATCTAAATGCTAGGGAGCAGGATAAGATTGATTCTTCAGTTGAAAGAATCATTCAAACAGCAAAGATCTCTGACCTTTGTGGTGCAGAATCAATGACTTTCCACGCTGCCTTCTATATGAAAGATTCTCCATATGATGTATTCGACTTAGTTGAAAAATCAATGAATGTAATCGAAGAAAGACTAAGCAGACTTGATATTGAAATCGAGCTTCGTCCAGAACTAACAGGAAAGACTTCACAGTTTGGTTCATTAGAAGAACTAATCAGCTTAACTAAGAATGTAGACTCTTGTCGCCCATGTATGGACTTCTCTCACCTATATGCACGTACTAATCAATACAACTCTGAAGAAGAGTTTGATGAAGTAATTGCAAAACTCAAAGAGGAACTAGGTGAAGACTCAGTTAAAAATATGCACATTCATATTTCAGGAATCAGCACTAACTCTAAAGGTGATCTAAAGCATCTTAACCTTGAGAAGTCTGACTTTAACTGGAAAGATCTTCTTAAGTCACTTAAGAAGAATGGTTGTGGTGGATATATGATTTGTAATTCACCAAACCTAGAAGATGATGCATTAATGCTTAAAAATTATTACAATACACTATAA
- a CDS encoding ATP-binding protein, with the protein MKNFFKYFKDLDFTKYYPALFTVVFLSVLFQYKFQSIEAIFYDLRLKLDMTLVHDDNIVLIKIDEESDEFLGESYPYTYTTYLKLFRKVLKDKPAIINFFGDLSAPLNEREAASLQLLHDEIKAYMKQGGLYRYATELDSWGERLPPQELRDLGYSPAVVNIDSKLFAKDDVVRRMVLNISGEETLDFWTANEWRIINNKEPLVLNKLKSAYYMPEADASFSLFRYPLRSLEYLEKLPVHRVVVGNIPSGYFNGKVVLIGPSYISNLRHYAKTPFDKDQKRTSKLEIHANMTKALMENQLIYSIPLWVTKLLSMLIGVVLSIVISRIQPAKGLLITFGIIVGTVLFSYLIFLLFGLWLYITHILLTVFVVYYIWVPFRAIGEYQRRYKIQEETKLLKRVENLKQNFISLMSHDLKTPVAKIAGVADNMLQRNRGGETYMHDGLKTIIDSTKELNNFITSILDLTKVESRNISLNLQSKDINKIIEDCVNSLTYLARSKEMTIETELGPLFPIEVDVSLVNRIISNIVENSIKYAGEGKEINIKTWDDDTWVYIEISDNGVGMGQDDVDNIFEKFYRVKNDASHIIKGSGLGLYLVKYFVELHGGEISVTSSPGEGTSFLIKFLNK; encoded by the coding sequence ATGAAGAACTTTTTTAAGTACTTCAAAGATTTAGATTTTACCAAATACTATCCAGCGCTTTTTACAGTTGTCTTTTTATCTGTACTTTTTCAGTATAAGTTTCAGTCTATTGAAGCGATCTTCTATGATTTAAGACTAAAGTTGGACATGACTCTTGTTCATGATGACAATATTGTCCTAATAAAAATTGATGAAGAAAGTGATGAGTTTTTAGGCGAGAGCTATCCATACACTTATACAACTTATTTAAAGCTATTTAGAAAAGTCTTAAAAGATAAGCCGGCCATTATTAATTTCTTTGGCGATTTGTCGGCTCCCTTAAATGAGAGAGAGGCAGCTTCATTACAATTACTCCACGATGAAATTAAGGCCTATATGAAACAAGGTGGGCTCTATCGCTATGCTACAGAACTTGACTCTTGGGGTGAGCGACTGCCGCCACAAGAGTTGAGAGATCTGGGATATTCACCGGCCGTGGTTAATATTGATAGTAAATTATTTGCCAAGGATGATGTTGTTAGAAGAATGGTTCTAAATATATCAGGAGAAGAGACTCTCGATTTTTGGACGGCCAACGAATGGAGAATTATTAATAATAAGGAGCCATTAGTATTAAATAAATTAAAGAGTGCTTACTATATGCCAGAAGCTGACGCGAGCTTTAGTTTATTTCGTTATCCTCTTAGATCACTTGAATATCTAGAAAAATTACCTGTTCACCGTGTTGTCGTAGGAAATATTCCTAGTGGCTATTTTAATGGCAAGGTCGTCCTTATTGGACCTTCATATATTTCAAATCTAAGACATTACGCAAAAACTCCATTTGATAAAGATCAAAAAAGAACTTCGAAATTAGAAATTCATGCCAATATGACAAAGGCATTAATGGAAAATCAGTTAATCTACTCTATACCTCTATGGGTAACGAAATTACTTTCAATGTTAATTGGTGTTGTCTTATCAATTGTTATTTCTAGGATTCAACCTGCAAAGGGTCTACTCATTACTTTTGGGATCATTGTTGGAACAGTATTGTTTTCGTATTTAATCTTTCTACTCTTTGGGCTTTGGCTTTATATTACCCATATCTTATTAACAGTTTTTGTCGTTTATTATATTTGGGTTCCTTTCAGGGCCATCGGTGAGTATCAAAGACGTTATAAAATTCAAGAAGAAACAAAGCTGTTGAAAAGAGTTGAGAATTTAAAGCAAAACTTTATCTCTTTAATGAGTCACGACTTAAAAACACCTGTCGCAAAAATTGCTGGTGTCGCAGATAATATGTTGCAACGAAATCGTGGTGGGGAAACCTATATGCATGATGGCCTAAAGACTATTATTGATTCAACAAAGGAACTTAATAATTTCATTACTTCGATCTTAGATTTAACGAAGGTAGAGTCTCGAAATATTTCTCTTAACTTACAGAGTAAAGATATTAATAAGATCATCGAAGACTGTGTAAATAGTTTAACTTATCTAGCTCGTTCTAAAGAGATGACTATTGAAACTGAGCTTGGCCCGTTATTTCCAATTGAAGTTGATGTTAGTTTGGTTAATCGAATTATTTCCAATATTGTCGAAAACTCCATTAAGTATGCTGGAGAAGGAAAGGAAATAAATATTAAGACTTGGGATGATGATACATGGGTCTATATTGAGATTTCTGATAATGGTGTCGGTATGGGCCAAGATGATGTTGATAATATATTTGAGAAGTTTTATCGGGTTAAAAATGATGCGTCCCATATTATTAAGGGAAGCGGTCTAGGTCTTTATCTGGTAAAATACTTCGTAGAACTTCATGGGGGTGAAATTTCTGTAACATCATCACCTGGAGAGGGAACTAGTTTTCTAATTAAATTTTTGAATAAATAA
- a CDS encoding sigma-54 dependent transcriptional regulator — protein sequence MHKVLVVDDDKVLQTSVREALEFHHFAVDVADNGKEALSAVYKTKYDLVVMDVNMPEMDGIEALTEIKKHDPTVIVIILTAYSNVTDAVKVVKEGAYNYLEKPISSDNLVSLIKRALKARSLVETVGFSAPVLSLGDTKNKFVGESDVMQKVFNVIGKLAQVNTPVLIRGESGTGKELVARAIHYNGPRKDEKFVTINLAAIPENLIESELFGHEKGAFTGANERKIGKFQFADGGTLFLDEIGDVSSTMQVKLLRVLQEGTFTPVGSNREIKADVRVIAASHKPFEKMIEEGTFREDLFYRLNVLPVYLPPLRERNTDIPHLVDYYVKYFNNVHNLEISGLDDEAMKIMQGHDWPGNIRELRNVIEHAFIIESGDIIKATSLPDKIRKSVTVDNIVEESQAIIDYEEIKDSVLTDAGQDEQLIASAQGYQFVFATSEVDGELRLNFSQAKDIFEKEFIIQALKINNGKINQTALKANIPKKTLLRKIEKYEINPKEFYK from the coding sequence ATGCATAAGGTTTTAGTTGTCGATGATGATAAAGTTTTACAAACCTCTGTAAGAGAGGCCCTCGAATTTCATCACTTTGCGGTTGATGTTGCTGACAACGGAAAAGAGGCATTAAGTGCGGTTTATAAAACTAAGTATGACTTAGTTGTTATGGACGTAAATATGCCAGAAATGGATGGTATTGAAGCATTAACAGAAATCAAAAAACATGACCCTACTGTTATCGTTATTATTTTAACTGCTTATTCAAATGTTACAGATGCTGTTAAGGTCGTTAAAGAAGGTGCTTATAACTATCTCGAAAAACCAATTAGTTCTGATAACTTAGTTTCTTTAATAAAGCGAGCTCTCAAAGCTCGTTCATTAGTTGAAACGGTTGGCTTTTCTGCACCAGTTCTTTCTCTTGGTGATACTAAAAATAAATTTGTTGGTGAATCAGATGTTATGCAAAAGGTTTTCAATGTAATTGGAAAGCTAGCACAGGTTAATACTCCTGTTTTAATTCGTGGTGAGTCTGGAACTGGTAAGGAGTTAGTTGCTCGTGCGATACACTATAACGGTCCTAGAAAAGATGAGAAGTTTGTAACAATAAACTTAGCGGCCATTCCCGAAAACTTAATTGAATCTGAGCTATTTGGTCACGAAAAAGGTGCTTTCACTGGTGCTAATGAAAGAAAGATTGGTAAATTTCAATTTGCAGATGGTGGAACTCTTTTCTTAGATGAAATTGGTGATGTTTCTTCAACGATGCAAGTAAAGTTACTTCGTGTTCTTCAAGAGGGGACTTTTACACCTGTAGGATCAAATAGAGAAATTAAGGCGGATGTTCGTGTTATTGCAGCTTCTCACAAGCCATTTGAAAAAATGATTGAAGAAGGAACATTTAGAGAAGATTTATTCTACCGTTTAAATGTTCTTCCTGTTTATCTTCCTCCTTTAAGAGAAAGAAATACTGATATCCCACACCTTGTTGATTACTATGTTAAGTATTTTAACAATGTTCATAACCTAGAAATTAGTGGCCTTGATGATGAGGCGATGAAAATAATGCAAGGTCATGATTGGCCAGGTAATATTCGTGAACTTAGAAATGTTATCGAGCATGCTTTTATTATTGAAAGTGGTGACATTATTAAGGCGACGTCACTTCCTGATAAAATAAGAAAGTCCGTTACAGTTGATAATATTGTCGAAGAATCTCAGGCAATTATTGATTACGAGGAAATTAAAGACTCTGTATTAACAGATGCTGGTCAAGATGAACAACTTATTGCAAGTGCTCAAGGTTATCAATTTGTATTTGCGACAAGTGAAGTTGATGGTGAACTGAGACTAAACTTCTCTCAAGCTAAAGATATTTTTGAAAAAGAATTTATCATTCAGGCCTTGAAAATTAATAATGGTAAGATTAATCAAACAGCACTTAAGGCAAATATTCCTAAGAAAACTCTTCTTAGAAAGATTGAAAAGTACGAAATTAACCCTAAGGAATTTTATAAATGA
- the lspA gene encoding signal peptidase II, with protein sequence MNRIWQMTLLIVGILFLDQFSKGAIQSSFKLGETLTVIPGFFNLTYVKNPGVAFGMGSEFPDVIRMILFKILPVIACFWFVYLIWDSRKKSYMLCLAYSMIFAGAVGNLIDRISLDYVVDMFDFYYKGWHFAAFNVADASISVAAGIYIIDYFLTEVRGNKKSAQA encoded by the coding sequence ATGAATCGAATTTGGCAAATGACACTATTAATTGTTGGAATTCTTTTTTTAGATCAATTCTCTAAAGGTGCCATTCAATCTAGTTTTAAATTAGGAGAGACACTAACAGTTATCCCAGGTTTCTTTAATCTGACATATGTAAAAAATCCTGGTGTTGCATTTGGGATGGGGAGTGAATTTCCAGATGTCATCAGAATGATTCTTTTTAAGATTTTACCTGTAATTGCTTGTTTCTGGTTTGTATATCTAATTTGGGATTCAAGAAAAAAAAGTTATATGCTGTGTCTTGCTTATTCAATGATTTTTGCAGGAGCAGTAGGAAACCTCATTGATCGTATCTCTTTAGATTACGTAGTTGATATGTTCGATTTCTATTACAAGGGATGGCATTTTGCTGCATTCAATGTAGCGGATGCATCAATATCTGTTGCAGCAGGAATATATATTATTGATTATTTTTTAACTGAAGTACGTGGAAATAAGAAGAGTGCTCAAGCCTAG
- a CDS encoding 4Fe-4S dicluster domain-containing protein, with protein MSEDVKFLVENPYHSARFKPARKGKKGPKLLAVVHQSGCTGCEICIQGCPVDSIELVPGPNPTNPQFNQTVEIDLARCIGCQNCSQDCPWETITMYEHNDAFAIWGRETLKSELYVSEESLNELHNEFGITKEKPSEESNTEEESA; from the coding sequence ATGAGCGAAGATGTTAAATTTTTAGTGGAGAATCCTTACCACTCGGCACGTTTTAAGCCAGCACGTAAGGGTAAGAAAGGTCCAAAGCTACTAGCTGTTGTTCACCAGTCAGGATGTACAGGTTGTGAAATCTGTATTCAAGGTTGTCCGGTTGATTCAATTGAACTTGTTCCAGGTCCTAATCCAACAAACCCACAATTTAATCAAACAGTTGAAATCGACCTAGCTAGATGTATCGGTTGTCAAAACTGTTCTCAAGACTGTCCTTGGGAAACGATTACAATGTATGAGCACAACGATGCTTTTGCTATTTGGGGACGTGAGACACTTAAGTCTGAACTTTATGTTTCAGAAGAGTCACTTAACGAATTACATAACGAATTCGGAATCACTAAAGAAAAACCAAGCGAAGAATCAAATACAGAAGAAGAGAGCGCTTAA